The genomic window TAATCCAGTTTGTTTTTGCCTCCAAATAtgctagtttatttttttatgctagcTAGTTTTTAATCTATAGTTAATTTTGAGCACCCTTTTTATTTTTAGCTGTGACTGACTTCTCACTGCTGAAATAAAGTTGATAGGGCCCTGGGAAAATGAGTCCTGACCTTTTGAAAAGCTTACTTAATGTGTGTTAACAGAACACTgaactggggaacataggaccctttgtcatgtgttcattatgtaccatataaatctggggaacataggaccctttttcgtatgttcagtatgtaccatataaaaatggggaacataggaccctgggaacatagataCGCTCCCGTCTGCCCtgccccagactcaaagctcatgcgggttgccagaatgttttaaaggatttctgggctttaagctatctccatcttccaaaggcatctccagtatttatcttTGTTtgactacgcctctggtcatggtggtttttagacggatggcgaggctttttaggacgggtggaatctgttatctctgatccagttcgtttgctggcttgcatggctgcagcacgcagtgttgttttcctgcaaacttgttcaaatctggcaacccggcagtgtcgaaatactattggtgagtgagcagtgggcgggatcacacgggccaaaacataaacagaaattcggccggaatggaaacttaatagtagaatatactggctgtagcattgttataggagaagccagtatttcaacttagcatgtttcctaattctctactGACATATTATgggcattttatgatttagtacattcaaaatattacatatagcacctttaatatacAGAGTTTCTGTGATCAAAATTAAGGGATTTGTCTAGACCAGTAGTTGTCAAACTTGTCCTGGAGTACCAGATAAGGGAGACATACAAAATGTGTTATTCTCCAGGACAGGTTTGGGAACCACTAGACAAAAGTCACAAAGTATCATGTGATGAAACTAAGAGAGTGGGCTTAGAACTTAccagccttttttcttttttcctatgATCTTGTCTAGGTAACTCTTTTTGCAGTTTAACATATTCTACACAAAGCTTATCAAACAGATTgtacaaataaaagtgaaaacTGATGTATGCCCTGGCACAGAAACGATTTATAGGAATAGTCcaccaaatgaaaattctgtaataatttactcaccatcatgttgttcataacctgtatgaatttctttgtgaaacacaaaatacacaaaaacaagttattttgtggtagtttttcttaatcacgattaacacatttactgttaataaagcataaaccagcataaacattgCTTGGAAGGGCATTACactgagagtttaagagatttaatgcccattgcaatgaatatgcaacctatgtgactaaatcttttaattagtcaaactccctaGACTTTGGAAAATGTTACATAAGttagtgatattttagtgcatttttatctttatactgtggaaggctttgtttataaaatgttaataaagcaacatattgttaaaaattgttttgttttctttcctaaaaaggaaataaatacattttgacaggaaaattatatataaagtaaaattacagcactttcaaaatctgcatttaatcgcaattaactacaaaacattATGTGATTAAAcgtgattaaatttttttattgactgacagccctaatataaataTGCTCAAGCATTGGGTAAAAGCTTTACCCATTGGAGGTAAACCATTCTCAATAACAGGAAACACAAAGCCTACTGTTTGTTTCTGATAATCAttccttctgtttttgttttcactTTTTGGAAGTGCAGCCTATTCTAATCTCATATTGCTTGACAACCATTCAGTTTCACTAATACCAACACATGCCTCCTGTTGTGTCCTGAGATGAAAGAGGATTCACAATCAAACCGAGAGTAGCTTGTCACAGTGCTAACTGTAAAGCGGGGAAAGAAGAGCATGAGAATGATTCTGAAATAAGATTCTCACCAGGGCTCTAATGTCAGCTTAAACTACGGGTGAAGAGGGCAGTTGTAAAACTTGAGCAAGAAGATGAAAGATGGTTACAGGTCATAACCCAAAATATTAGGTATGATGCATTGATGTGTTGGGGTAAGGTGGCAACCATTCGTTTTgcccacacatactgtataacaagAAACCATTAAGGCCAGTTTAgttaattcatttattaatttaaactatAGCTGGACAATTTGAATAACACACCGTTTACTTGAGTGAGTATCTGATCCAATGGGTTGTTTAGTATTTGGAACTAAACAGTGAGCAAAAAAACCTGCAAAACTGTATTATAATTCGCAGAATGTGTAGTTTTGTTATAACGGACACCTTTCAGTAATCTAGAGTAAAATCTGATGatttatttgcatactgaagTGCCATGATTTAGTACACACTGAGCCATTGAACTTTCAGAAACATCCTACTCAATGCTGAAATGAATCTCAGAAGATGGcacttgttttttactttttgaccTTTTAACACCTTGTCAATTCATTAATATGAATTATTTCTTTCTtgcattttttcttcttcttttttttttttgaaacattttgtaaaaacaatttttataCTGCAAATTCTAGGTCACAGTTTGTCAATGCAGTCCCAACAAAATACAATGTGTTCAAATCCATaatcgtatgtgtgtgtgtaaacagggctggggagtaatggaatgaatgtaatgggattacatatttgaaatacaaaatataagtaactgtattccactacagttacaatttaaataattggtaattagagtacagttacattcaaaaagtattttgattactgaagagattactttgcattttattgtcatttgtttcatttaatatttagtcctttcagatggaaacatttatacatagaaATGAttcaatccaaagtgcatttgaacagcggtgaaacactttcttatgatgtgttacattcatacgagcagacagagaagtacgtttgaagtaagtttggagcagaagaaatagaaataaaccttgtgtaaattgtcagctttatgctaagataaaatgctatttctagtcattttacatgcacatgttatcaggcacaatcatatttttttatcaagaaaattcatgttggatcataatttctatttttctagtaagacctttgatattagggcaaaaatcgtattcttgataataatttctgtattgttttcctgtgaaaatatctaaacatccttaaaagaagatcaatttgatttatcttgttttagaaacaacactgcataagatatttaggttttccagagaatgtatttttaacatgtgtattttgtcttactgtactgacagagtttttatagtcaaaacaagtgaaaaaatctaccagtgctgaagaagtaatccaaagtatttagaatacgttattgacttgagtaatctaacggaatacgttacaaattacattttacagcatgtattctgtaatctgtagtggaatacatttcaaaagtaaccctcccaaccctgtgtgtcaatatattaaatatattataaaaatgtatacatataataaATATGTAAGTGTTGATTTCCTATGGATGCAAAAGGACTTTTGCATAGctgttacattttctttagcacttttttgtttgtctgtttgttgttttttcaagTGTTCTTTCACACACTCTTGTCAAGTTCACAATATTAACGGCATTTACACATTTTTCTACGCTGGACAGACTAGAGGTGAAAGTTGTGACCTAAGTTTGCCTTCTGAGTGGTACATGTGAGAACCATTTCAAAACTTGCTATGTGATTCATTTCGAAGGGGAACTGCAATGCCATGCAACCAAGTGTGAACCATTGAACTCTCAAGTCTCACAGCAACCCACACATTTTCTCATGAGAACATTTCTGTAGAATAAAATGAAAGACTTGTGCAATATCATTGCCATACTCATTTGTTCTGTGATAGTTATAGTGACCATAATTGGTCAGTGCATGCTGCCATGGTTCTGAAGCAATAAGAAGGACACTAAATGATAAAAGGCTGTTTTCTTGACAGAAGAACGGTAGGCAGTTTTACTGAATAATAGCAACAATTTGTATGAAACTGTTTCACAACACTGTAAATTTAGTTCaatgtaaattaaatatttaaatgaaatagTTTAATTTATGCTATTATGACccaagaaaagaaaatcaaaagaggcttggaattttttattatttagaataCATACACAAGTAAATACAACAAAAGGAAGCCATTCATTTTAATGTTGTCTGCATTATATGTATAAACTTAATAAATAATGCATATTCATAATCGGCACTAAACTGCTATTTATAATGACCATGTCGATTTTTGGTGCTTTCTTTATTATACAATATGATTGTGATTACTTTGCATACATGCAAATATTTCCAagcaatttatttaaaatgatcttgTTCACTAAATTAATGTTTCAACAAGTCTATTCAAATagtctattatatatatatatatatataaaaaaaacaagaaatcaagTATAGAAATGCATGGAGCTTTGCTCAAAAGTATCTAAAAATACATGCAACATTCTCATTAAATGCACTATGGTTAATTAATGCAATGCTATGATTAATTAATGCATGTTAATATCTCATTTTAACGTTGCCATAACAAATctgtttaaagttaaatataatctTGTATATGTGTtagtttcatttaataatttcaaTTATAGAGAGAGCAAGCTTTCTTGAAAGTATTCTTGAAAGAATTCATGAAAGAATTCACTCCTTCTGAGTAAGTGAGAAAAGGCGTCCATGGCTAGACGTATTTCCAGGGTAGGTCTCAGAGGTGCCGTTAGAAAAAGAATGAGATGAGATGTAGCTCTGGTGTGTGTCTCCTTGACCCAGGCAGGTAAGACACAGAACATAGGCTTTGCGCCTGAAATGCTGATCCAGGAACAAGTAGATGGCTGGATTTACACAACTGTTGAGAAATGCCAGGCAGCAGGACAGTGTGAGTCCACTATAAATGTGCATTATTGTCTCATCATTCAGCTCTCCTCTGCTTATACGTAAGATTACTTGGATGCTCTTGAACACATTGAAAGGAAGCCAGGAGATTAGAAATATTGAAATGATAGTGAATACAATCTTGAGAGAGTTTCGCCGTCTGGCTCCTGCACGAGAGTTTTCTGCAGCGTGACAATGCCGGCGCAGGTTTACCAAAATTGATCCATAACAGAGGCCAAGAATCAGAATGGGTAGAAGAAATGTTAGAAATATTGTCAGAAGATTCATTCCTTGAACAAAAGAGGATTTGGAATCTTCAGAACACACTGTGACGTCCATCCCACGGTACACCAACGATGGCATTCCAAGGAGAAACGAAACAGTCCACACAATGCCGCAGGTTATTTGTGCACAGTTGCTGCTCCGGAGGAACTGAGAGTCCATCAGGCGCACTACAGCCAGGTAGCGGTCCACGCTCATGCAAGTGAGGAAGAAGATGTTGGAAAAGCGGTTGACTGCAATGATGAAGCTGCTAATCTTGCACAGGGCCTCGCCGAAGGGCCACTCAAGACGACCAGCCGCGACAGCCCAAAGTGGCAATGTGAGGACAAACACAAGATCAGCAATTGCCAGGTTCAGTACAAAGGTGTCCACGAGACGACCGTTTCTCTTATGACGACTGCCTATGACCAAAATGACAAACAGGTTCCCTGAGAAGCCAACAAAGAACATAATGTAGTACAGCACAGGGATGTAGACATGGGACATGGGCAGCGGTTCGTTTTCGAAAGGGCCATAGTAGTAAGATTCATCTGTTGAGttgagctttaaatcatgatcatgGTTGTAGTTGTCAGTGCCAGAATCACTTGCCGAGCTCATTGTAACATCAAAGAGTGCCATCTCTGTGCTGCTTGCCATCTGTGCACAAGTGATGGGCAAAGTTAAGAAAACCTAGTCTGTCACATGCTTAGAAACCACAAACTGCATAAacagggctctctctctctctttctctttccaatTCCAAATTTATCTAAAAGAGAAGAGCTTTCTTAGACTTTAAATAACTGCCATCTTGAGTTTATATTCCCACATTAATATCAAAAACATTTAGAGGGACATGATTTAGTGCTAATTAGGTAATACATACCAGATCTGGGCTATAGTATATTCAAAATTACAAACTTTTCCCCGCAGGATTTTTAAAggtttagtttacccaaaaatgtcttctgctgaacacaaacacagattttaagaagaatatctcagcactgtacgtccatacaatataagtgaatggtgaccaaaactcctaaagctccaaaaaggagataaagtcagcataaaagtaatccatacaactccagtagtttaattaatgtattctaaagcaatccagttggttttgggtgagaacaaaccaaaatataacatatatatgattttttttttccactgcacatctttacagcagtctccttggtgattatgatttcaagctcgattacattccCTATAGCGCAATCTAATGCTTTGCACAtgccaagcactaggaagtgtaatcgagcttgaaatcatgatcgtacctagagactgcaattgcaagataaaCGTACAttgaaaagggagttatattttggtctgttctcacccaaaaccaactggatcacttcaaaagacattgattaaactactggagtcaccattcacttgcattgtatggacctacagagctgagatattcttctaaaaatcttcatttgtgttctgcagaagaaaaaaagtaatacatatttgggatggcatgagggtgagtaaatgatgagagaattttcatttttgggagaattatCCTTTTATGAAAGCTATTTTTCAATAACTGATGTGAGCACCTCAATGCAAAAGTATTAAATACAAGGCAagacaaggcaagtttatttatataagcCTAGTACTTTTTAtgtaaatcacattttaatataactcaagaaaaaaaaattacatttttgattatttaaaaaatttttttactaaaaaaagaaataaataatacagaAAGAAAAAGATACAGAGCAGTAAGcaaagtgcagcacagtgctcagccAGTGAATGCActgctaaacagatgtgttttctccTAAGCACAAGTAAATACAGTCACTTCCTGTGCGTATAAcacttagagaaaaaaaaaatcacgcaaGCTGTTAAAAAAAGTACGAATTAATATCTGAACCGACACTGGTTGTTGATTTATTTTACTACTGCATGCAGAAAGCTGAACATTAAGACAGTTAGAAATGCGTAGAGCTTGTCTGAGATGTTTTGCGATCAGCTGTGGTTTCCTGGTGTTGCTTTACTGTAGCACCACACATTTCCAGCACGTGTACAACTTTCGTTGAGCTCGAACAAACTAATAAGATAGTTTAAAATGTTCAATCTAGCACTTGAAATACTTTCATAGGTTTCTGTTGAACAAAAAATGAATAGTAAAAATGACCATATAAGGCAGATaaatgaacaaaaatacaaacacatgGAAGCTTATATTTCACTCAAACTGCCTCTTTACATGCAACTTACTTGTGCATAGTGTCATTTATTTAGGATTTGTTTATAAGGTTGTTTACTAAGGGACTAGCTATTGATGTGGTTCAAGGTGTACttgtagtgtttttttgtttgttttttttctcccctattctgcccaatttggaatgcccaatgcactctaagtgctcgtggtggtgtagtgacttgctgcaatccgggtggcggaggacgaatctcagttgcctccgcatctgagactgtcgatccgcgcatcttatcatatggcatctcaccatgtgccccaccgagagcgagaaccatattatagtgaccacgaggaggttaccccatgtgactctaccctccctagcaacgggccaatttggttgctaaggagacctggctggtgtcactcagcacgccctggtttcaaactcgagactccaggggtggtagtcagcgtctttactcgctgagctacccaggcccccggttgTGTTTTTAACACAATGGGTTTAGAGGTGGTTATGTAGTGGTTAGAGACGTTGGCTATAATCTGGAGGGTTGAGAATAGATTTCCTGTGCTGATGATGGTATGCAACTCAGCAGACAGTCCACTTTACTTGCATATATGGGATAATGTGAGTTACTATtagatgtaattaattaaaagaatTTTAACAAAGTGGCACTCTTGTGTTATTAAGCCTTTCaaggaaatgtttatttttatttttttattttttttgagtagTAGGCTAGATTCTTATAGCACTCTGATTTTATCATGAATATTAAGCTATATTTGAGTGGAGTATTTTTATCATGACAGGATCTCAAACACCATTGTGCTATGAGAACTGCTTGCTTCTGCATATTTGTAAAATGAGCTCTATATGTCGGCAACATTGTGCTGCCATGCACGTGTTATCATTGATGTTGAAACAATAAAGCATCCAACAgtactattaatattattatgaatATCATTCTTGAATATCATCAAAAGCAAGAAACTGTGGGTGTTTCATATTAATACTACATTtctatttaatttagtttatttttaatttagtttcggACACAAGCTTCAAAAAGTATTGTATGCTATGAAACATACATCAAGCGAGTTCATgtaaattcatttacatttacattttagatgaaAAAGGGCTGAATTTAGAATTTTCAGGGCTGGCTAATATgttatgacaaatgtaataattgAGAGACAAATAATTTGAGGAAGAAATTTAGCGCAGACTTCAGCACATCATCATTCACAGTTAATATTTCAACactttttatttagcattttcagcaactttaaacaaatgacaattaaatgtTTATAGATGCTGTTGATTATCATTGTTTCCATGTTTAaccgttttttttaatttatttttttatttttgtcatttgaataattttttaacattttgacattagATTTGGTCTTTTTTGGATGACCTTTGCATACAGATAAGAAGTAAATGGcaactttgtattttttttttttttttagggtgatTAGATTAtcaaatttgacatttttacttcCAACATCTGGAAATTTCTTGACCTATTTATGATTCACTGTTGCATAATTACTCATTCAGTCTATACAAACACACCTCCTGCATGGATCATTgcaattttgcaataaactttaaaagCTTACAGAGCATACTTCCACAAAGATAAATCTATCAACCACGACGTGTCATTTGACGTTATTTCCAAGATGGTGGCGACTGATGAGCGTAGCGCAGAGCTGGGTTTGTACAAGAAATATACAAGAGGATTTTAAGAAGAATTGTTTGTGTATCACTCAGTCAAAGTTTTCTcttattttgttaattaaataGCAACTAGATAGCCATCTAACTAGCGTCTGGAAGACTGTGCATGCCATTATATTTGATGTGTACATGTGACCGTGATGTGTGATTGACTGGAACGCATTGAGGTCTTTGTGAATTGTGAGAATTTTCAACTTCGGTATTCCCACCTCCGACTTCGTCTGGAACTCAGCATTAGAGTTGGACTGGAACTAAACTCAGTAGAAGGTAGATCTCCTAAAGTTATTCTGTGTGCACAACAGGAAGTGCAGAGATTACCAATCTGACCAAAGATACATTTTTTCTCAGAATAATACGTCTCTTTGTCTGTCTCAGCACTATTAGACTCAGTCGAGTGATTCCCTGAAAATCTCAATGATAGTTCTACCTTTTGGGTTCAGAGGAGAGAATCTGTACACTGGTAGCCATTTGAACACTCAGAAATGCAGCTAAAATGCAAAACACGAGATATAATGAACTACAGGAAACATACAGGCCTATACGTATATTAAAAGGCAAGAGGTTGAAGAGATTAATCGTAGCTTTAACTTGTaactagttttgcttcaggaccccaGTTTTACATTTtgcatcaagtggcaacccaataCTGTTTATTGCACAGAAGTGAACAGAAATGTCCTTAAATTCAAACACTGAcctttattaatattaccatgaactacaTGGTAGCcaaaaactgctaaaaaaaaacaatgcagttgGCACAAACCATATTTATCCTCATTGCAAGTGGTGAAcatgtatttaaaggtgcactcagtaatttttccgtATGTTAAGAAATAAATAGCACTTTATTcgtattaaatgtttttattgattcatacagataacaaagaaaTGCCCCCACTAttctgtgggacaggtacaggatggcaacaacaactgctcgagttacaccaggaacgcacaatccctccatcagtgctcagactgtccgcaataggctgagagagaataggctggactgagggcttgtaggcctgttgtaaggcaggtccttaccagacatcaccggcaacaacgtcgccaaTGGGCTCAAACCCactttcgctggaccagacaggtctggaaaaaagtgctcttcactgccgagtcacggttttgtctcaccaggggtgatggtcagacttgt from Myxocyprinus asiaticus isolate MX2 ecotype Aquarium Trade chromosome 35, UBuf_Myxa_2, whole genome shotgun sequence includes these protein-coding regions:
- the LOC127426379 gene encoding probable G-protein coupled receptor 25 gives rise to the protein MASSTEMALFDVTMSSASDSGTDNYNHDHDLKLNSTDESYYYGPFENEPLPMSHVYIPVLYYIMFFVGFSGNLFVILVIGSRHKRNGRLVDTFVLNLAIADLVFVLTLPLWAVAAGRLEWPFGEALCKISSFIIAVNRFSNIFFLTCMSVDRYLAVVRLMDSQFLRSSNCAQITCGIVWTVSFLLGMPSLVYRGMDVTVCSEDSKSSFVQGMNLLTIFLTFLLPILILGLCYGSILVNLRRHCHAAENSRAGARRRNSLKIVFTIISIFLISWLPFNVFKSIQVILRISRGELNDETIMHIYSGLTLSCCLAFLNSCVNPAIYLFLDQHFRRKAYVLCLTCLGQGDTHQSYISSHSFSNGTSETYPGNTSSHGRLFSLTQKE